A genomic segment from Antedon mediterranea chromosome 6, ecAntMedi1.1, whole genome shotgun sequence encodes:
- the LOC140051555 gene encoding arrestin domain-containing protein 3-like, with product MKIRDFHISLDHNKSVYSAGEFVSGHVVVDLRGDLKLRGIRICMRGLAKVHWSESRGGGHQTGSYTKFYDAEEEYFSQKKVLFGKDENESGSNPVLGVGRHEFIFSFQIPYGRVATSFEGKYGRIRYWLKAEVDKQWGFNSRTKLAFTVIDHIDINTPLLLTPLVGTKEKTVCCGLCAAGQISMSVKTDRKGYCPGESIAITGEYENGSARRMKPKATLYQRTMFYADGKSRSVRSAVACIQGKAIRGRSSDSWSNKLLKIPAITPTLTNCSIIKLEYFLSICLDITGATNLYINLPIVIGTVPLRAPPYSPIDPLAVDSFNFSMATESNGLGFNPATFRNICTQEAPPSYAECVFGSVDIQDDEPGDMIGVTAYTPMYSYVWNYEYRNPPPSYSVNETNSSQVIESNANSNVRC from the exons ATGAAGATTAGAGACTTCCACATTTCACTTGATCATAATAAATCCGTCTACTCAGCTGGCGAGTTTGTGTCAGGCCATGTTGTTGTGGATTTACGAGGTGACCTCAAGTTGAGGGGAATCCGTATCTGCATGCGCGGTCTCGCAAAG GTACATTGGAGCGAATCTCGAGGAGGTGGCCATCAAACGGGATCTTATACTAAATTCTATGATGCAGAGGAGGAGTATTTCTCACAGAAGAAGGTTTTATTTGGTAAAG atGAGAATGAATCTGGTAGCAACCCAGTCTTAGGAGTTGGTCGTCATGAATTTATCTTCAGTTTTCAAATTCCATATGG gAGGGTTGCTACGTCTTTTGAAGGCAAGTATGGCAGGATCCGTTATTGGTTAAAGGCTGAGGTGGACAAACAATGGGGTTTCAACAGTCGTACCAAGCTGGCCTTTACCGTTATAGACCACATTGATATTAACACTCCATTATTACTT ACGCCACTTGTAGGAACAAAAGAAAAGACCGTTTGCTGTGGTCTGTGTGCAGCCGGACAAATTAGCATGTCAGTGAAGACTGACCGTAAAGGTTATTGTCCAG GAGAATCAATAGCTATTACAGGAGAATATGAAAATGGCTCAGCAAGGAGAATGAAACCGAAGGCGACCCTCTACCAAAGAACAATGTTCTATGCTGACGGAAAATCGAGGTCTGTACGTAGTGCGGTTGCCTGTATACAAGGCAAGGCCATTAGAGGGCGCTCTTCAGATAGTTGGagtaataaattgttaaaaattccAGCGATCACGCCAACGTTGACCAACTGTAGTATTATCAAGCTTGAGTATTTTCTTAGT atttgtcTTGATATTACTGGTGCGACCAACTTGTACATAAACCTTCCTATAGTAATTGGTACTGTTCCGTTGAGGGCGCCGCCATACTCACCAATTGACCCGTTGGCGGTTGATAGCTTCAACTTTAGTATGGCTACTGAATCAAATGGATTGGGATTCAATCCTGCCACATTCCGTAATATTTGTACTCAAGAag CACCTCCAAGTTATGCTGAGTGTGTTTTTGGGTCAGTGGATATTCAAGATGATGAACCAGGGGATATGATAGGGGTAACAGCTTATACCCCTATGTACTCCTATGTATGGAACTATGAATATCGTAATCCACCGCCATCATATTCAGTG aatGAAACAAATTCATCGCAAGTGATAGAAAGTAATGCAAACTCAAATGTAAGATGTTGA
- the LOC140051402 gene encoding galactosylceramide sulfotransferase-like encodes MILGMWKRSPTEAPHRSTNVDLLTNKQMAYNANQINRAQTCEPKKNIVFLKTHKTGGSTIWWIMQNFALQNKLQVVVPITGLSFSDKSITTNVVRRLFSPMGIRKGDYTNYKYNVFSIHARFNRDVFDSFMKKNTTYVTILRNPVTQFESAFDYFSIGGRKGNKTSRLREWMEHPFLNWKKSKMKFATHNCQIRDLGINPSLLNANDIITKIKKLDTDFDFVMITEMFDESLIILKKMMCWRFEDIVYFPKKKRYSQVSLSKDLVLKIGNWNALDMKLYDYFRRRFDDHVKNYGPNFQSDLDAFRKIKSFLSNVCLSSFDSEKSGKSGNLIVSYNYNLNFTDVISTKDVVCKRVRPRLHKCNIGGSQIVSFDFSKLCYDLTLKPKEFIPRILRNMMHKGNEVLGQREK; translated from the exons ATGATACTAGGAATGTGGAAACGATCACCAACAGAGGCTCCACATCGAAGCACGAACGTTGATTtattaacaaacaaacaaat GGCTTATAATGCCAATCAGATCAATAGAGCACAGACATGTGAACCAAAGAAGAACATCGTCTTTTTGAAGACCCATAAAACAGGTGGATCAACAATTTGGTGGATAATGCAGAACTTTGCTCTCCAGAACAAACTACAAGTTGTCGTACCAATTACAGGTTTAAGTTTTTCAGACAAAAGCATAACCACCAATGTTGTAAGAAGACTATTTTCACCAATGGGCATTCGCAAGGGAGATTAcactaattataaatataatgtatttagTATACACGCCAGATTCAACAGAGACGTATTTGATTCATTTATGAAGAAAAACACAACGTATGTAACTATATTGCGAAACCCAGTAACACAGTTTGAATCAGCTTTTGATTACTTTTCAATTGGAGGACGTAAAGGGAATAAAACCAGTAGATTAAGAGAGTGGATGGAACATCCATTCCTAAACTggaaaaaaagtaaaatgaaaTTTGCTACTCATAATTGTCAAATTAGGGATTTGGGAATTAATCCATCGCTTCTTAATGCAAATGATATCATtacaaaaattaagaaattagACACAGATTTTGATTTCGTTATGATAACCGAAATGTTTGACGAATCGTTAATAATATTGAAGAAGATGATGTGCtggcgatttgaggatattgtATACTTTCCTAAAAAGAAGAGATATTCGCAGGTGTCGTTATCGAAAGATCTTGTTTTGAAGATCGGTAACTGGAACGCACTCGATATGAAACTGTACGACTATTTTAGGAGGCGTTTTGACGATCATGTAAAAAATTATGGACCGAATTTTCAATCAGATCTTGATGCTTTTCGTAAAATTAAATCGTTTCTTTCAAATGTTTGTTTGAGCAGTTTTGATTCAGAAAAAAGTGGAAAGAGCGGCAACCTAATAGTTTCGTACAACTACAACCTTAACTTTACCGATGTAATATCCACTAAAGACGTAGTGTGTAAAAGAGTTAGACCACGTCTCCATAAGTGCAATATTGGCGGTAGTCAGATTGTATCATTTGATTTCAGCAAACTATGTTATGATTTAACACTAAAACCAAAAGAATTCATTCCTAGAATTCTTCGGAACATGATGCATAAAGGAAATGAAGTGTTAGGCCAACGGGAGAAATAA